GCCAATCTCCTGTTGTCAGCCTGGTGGCTGGCACTTAAGGGGCCTTCACAAATACtggttgattgaatgaatgaaagtgttGGAGAATAGGATAGAGTGAAATGGAGATGGGGTGAACGCACTTCTTTTAAGGTTGGAGATGGCTCGGGGTTGGGATGAGACAAGGGTGGAAGAGAAGAGAATCACAGGAGGGTTGGGCAAGAATAGGGACCTCAAGCCCTCCCGCCTCCTGACCTGCTGTCCCTGGTGGCCATCAACAAATCTGCTAATGTCGCGTGCAAGAccagcccaggcccaggccagCCCCTTCCTCCACCTGGGCCCTGCCCACCAAGGAGAAGCACCACAGGCGTGTACAGGTCAGTTTATTTACAAATATACTGATGtctcatcttttttgttgttgtttccattttctgcTGTTGTGGGAAGAGGTGGAAGGTGAGAGTggagggcagggtgggggtggtggtgtggtAAATGctaataaataatttaacaatGACAAGTTATTAAATAAAGTGTGTCTGGGGATGGCAGGTGGGCAGTGAGAGTCTGTCTGTACAAGGAAAACAGGAATGGCCGGTGGCCCATCCCCACAcctggctgggctgggctccCATGGGACCCCCAGGTGGGGTCGGGGGAACCAGCAAAGAGGCTCATTGGCAATGGCGCCTTCCAAGGGCCAAATGTTGGAGGGGTCTTTCCTGCTCCCCCAGTCCCCAGGCCACATGTGCCTGTGAGTGTGGGTCCGCGAGCCTCTGTGTGCGTccaggtgtgagtgtgtgtgtgcgagcGAGCGCGTGCGTGCGAGCATGAAGCCCTTTCCCCCCAGGGCAGACTTAGCCCCAGAGCTGCAGGCTCTCCCCCACCCTAGGTGGTGCCCAGAGCTCAAGGATGGAGCCAGGCAGGCATCAGGCAATCCTCCTTCCCGAGGTTCCCTGCGTGCAACATGAAAAGGGCATTCAGATGGGGGCAGAGTGGGGAGGCAGCCTCTTGCTAGGAGGCTGCAGGGCTTCCCAAAGGAGAAGAGGCTTGTCCCTGCCGGGCCCTGCTCATCTGATGCAGCGCCAGGGCCTTCCCACCTTTACCCACCCTCAGGAAGCCTCCTAAGATGCCCAGCCACGTGCACCAACCCTTTCTGAGCTCTTTCCAGGCTGTGCTGGCACCTTGGTCTGACCCTTGCGAGCAGTGTCTGTGTGTGGCCTCTCTGTGCGTTTCCCAGGATAGCAGAGTACCTGGGCGGCTTCACGGAGTAGGTGGATGAGGCTCTGGCTGGGGCCGTGCCTGGCTTCTTGTCCCTCCTCTGCCCTGTGTTACCTGGGGtgattctttcctctttctgAGCCTTGACTTCCCCAGCAGGGAAGCGGAACTTGGCCTTTTGCCAAAACTCCCCCTGCCCACCTCTCATTCTCTTTTGCTCTGGAGACCACACAGTTATCTCCCACTTCCTACTCTAGCCCCCTTAGTGATGAAGGTTCCATGTCATGACAGGGGCGAGGGGTGGTCCTGGTTACTCCCCACCCAGCTCCCAGCCAGGGCTGCGGCTCCTCCCATAAAGTGGGAGGTTGCCCGGCCCTGCAGGCTTCTGCTGGGTGGCCCTGAACACATCGCCTCCCTTCTCCGAGCCTCAGGCTCCTCAGAGAAATGGGTCCCTGCCATGTCTGGACTCCCTGGCTGGGTTGGAGAGTCTGGCTTTCCTTCTAGGAGAGACCCCTCAAGGCAGGCAAGGCAGGCCCTGCATCTTGTTCATCTGCATGCCACACCCAGTCTGGGGCTGGGCCGAGTGGGCGCTGGTGTCTGGGAGCCTGTGGGCAGCAAGGCACAGCAGAGAGCAAAGGGCCCCTAGCCACGGCTGACAGGGCGCCTCCAGCATAAGGGGCTCTCTGAGGTCCCTTCTGGCTTTAACAGTCTGTGGGTCACAAGCGTGCTGTCCCTAGACCAGCTCCTGGCATGGGGTCCCGGCTGGATTCGGGGGCTTGTGAGGCCCCAGAATGGGAAGATGTGACCCCAACAGCTGGCAAGTTTACTAAGAACAAGTTGTGACCCCCTGACCTGGAGGTCATTCACAAACCACAGGGGACAATGGGGCACAACGTCCTTTTTCTCAGCTCAGCTCTGTCACTAACCCGGACCTTGGACAggcctctttccctctcttgccTCAGGGTTTCCAACTATAAAATAAGGGGCAGATGAGATGACCGCTTCTGACATCCCTTCCAACTTATCGGGTCTCAGAGAGAAGGGCCAGGTCTCCTGGGGGATAGGGCGTCTGCCCCTGAATCTGCCCAGAATGTCCCTGGCACGATTCAGATGGTGCATGTGCAAAAGGAGAAAGAGGGCTGTCTCTCCAGAAGCCAGTGCAGCTGCTGCTCAAGGGACCCATGGTGGCATGGACCCTGGTGGGCTGAGGCGGCAGAAGGACCAGGACATCAACTGAGGTCCTTGGAGAGGCTCTGTTTGTAAGAAGAGCTGCAGAAGGGCCAGCTGGCTGCTGGGGCCCGATGGGTGACACGAGGCCTCATGTCAGGCGAGGAGGTTGGCCCAGGACACTCTGGGGGGACTGAGTTCCCCAGCAAACAGGGGAGCAAAACCACAGAACAGGTTGAACTTAGAGGATTCCAGAGATCCAGGCAGAGGGCCCCAAAGGTGGAAAAGAGACATTCATCATCCTTACTTGCTCAAAGGTTGGACCAGGCAGACTTTAGGGTGGTGGCCTAGGGCTTGACTTCAGAGTTAAAGGCAGGGTTGTGAGCACCTGAACAAGGGGACATAGTGATCACAAGGGGACACAGTGATCACCAGGGGACAGGGTGGGCTCACCAGTCAGGCCGTAGCAGCCCAGCCTCCTTGCTCTGACAGGGTTAGAGCTGAGCAGACTGGGGCTGGGGATGAATCTAGTGCACCTGGCTTCCAGCAGGGCGCCTGACACAATCTTCTGCAATCGCCCTCGGGGAAGGGGGCAGGAAATGCAATtggaatgtgtcccccaaagagGATGGATTAATGGGCCAATGTCAAATAGGGAGAGGCCACCCTGGTCCACACACCTCAGGTGAGACACTCAGGGCCAACTCCTCACTGGGCAGATGTGCTGGGAGAGAGTAGAGCAGTGGTCACTGAATCAGGGTGGAGAGAAATTCCATAGGCTGGAATGAATTGAGTAAGAGGGAATGGAAGAGGAAATAGGTCACGGTCCCTCACTCAGTCTAAACAGTAagtgcaggctgggtgcggtggctcacacctgtaatcccagcactttgggaggccgaggtgggcagatcacctgaggtcgggggttcgagaccagcctgaccaacatggagaaaccccgttgctactaaaaatacaaaattagctgggtgtggtggtgcatgcctgtaatctcagctagtagggaggctgaggcaggagaatcgcttgaacctgggagatggaggttgcggtgagccgagatcgcgccactgcactccagcctgggcaacaagagcgaaactccgtctcaaaaaataaaattaaaaaaaaaaaaaaaacacagtaagtGCCCCCATCTTGCATATACAAAGAGAAGAGATGTGGCTTAGCTGTCACTCGCGTGTGGGGCCCTGGGATTTAGTTACAGCAGGGCAGGGTGAATCTCTAAGGTCATGTGGCCAAATCATTGTCTTTTGGGCCAAATTAACAGAGGAAGGGTGCCACAGCAGGAGGTGATGTGCCTGCTCACTTCTGGCTGGCTGACATCAGTGGGAAGGTGAAGTGATACCTGCCCCACACCTTTAGAGGGACAGCTGGAGGCCCACTGTCCCTCCCCGCTAAGAGGGAGAGCTGGGGAAGCCTGGCTCTGGGATGCAGGACGGCATAGCTGCCTTGGGCTTGCTGACCTAGTGAGCTCCTTGCCACTGGAGGTATGtgaggggaggcagaggtggctggGGAGAGGACCACATTGCAGATGGGGTGCCCAGCAGGTGCTTCTGAAGTCCCTGACCACTGGAGGCTCTGCTGTCTGGCCCGATGCTACCTGTTTCTGGGGGCTCCATCTGTCTCTAGAGTTGGTGGGGCCTGGGGCTGCCCTCCCTGCCCAGGCTGCCCCCATCTGGGCCCAGGCTGGGATACAACTGGGTCCGATGCTTCAAGCTTgcctcttcctctccccttcctccctctccaatCGCTCTTAAGAAGTGGCGGGGTCCCCTGCCCCTATCTGGCCTCCTTTTCCCTTTCTGACAAGGCAGGACAAACCAGCTGAGCATCCCTGTCCCTTCTGGTGTCCCCACACtgctgtgtgtgtttgcgtgggTTTGTCTGCGAGTGGGCATGTGTCTGCACATGCCTCTGTCCCTTTGCGCCTGCCCAGGCTCAGGCTCTGAGCCGGCCTTCTGACAGTGCCTCCCCCTCAGGCCCCTCCCCACTGCTGCTCCAGACTCAGGCTGAGGGGGGTGCGGTTCCAGGCAGTGGGCCTGCCCCCAGAGGCCACCCCTGCCCTTGCTGGGGCACAGGTACACACGCTTCTCAGGTCACCGCCTCATGACACCATTGTCCTGGGGCTTGCATGGAGGgccatggacacagagaggacatttaaaaaaatagagagaattTAAGCTTCCCAAAAAAGAGATGGGGAGGAGGCgatggaggccgaggtggggctgGGAGGCGAGTGGCCGTCCGAGAGCTCTGGGTCCCTGGGGATGACAAGGTCTCTGTGGGCAGGACACAGCCCCTGCCCAGGCTGTGCCCATCTACCGGTCTGGCTGTACCCAACGGGCACAGTGGTCAGGCCCAGCCGGCCGAGGGGAGGGCACCGTATGGCTGTCTGTAGTCTGTGCGGAGAGCAGGGCGGGGGTGGCCAGGCTGGCCGCAGAGGCTGGCGGTCCCCCCCAGACCCCTGCCCAAGCGTCCGTGCGCCCGGCTGGCTCTCAGGAGGCGAAGTAGGAACTCTGCATGGAGTAGAGCCGGTCGATGGGGTTCCCCACACGGGCCTGCAGGGAGCCCACGTCTGAGGAGCCGAGGAAGCAGTCGCTGAGGCTGGTTAAGGAGGTATCGCTGTCGATGTCGTGGAAGATGGAGTCGTTCCCTGGGGGGCAGAAGGGGTGTCAGGACCCGGGTACAGGCTGGGGCTCCTGGGGACCCTGTTTGCCCTGTAGGCTGTGTGACTGGAGGCCAGGGAGAGACAGGATGGCCTGCTGGCTAGTGCCGGCCAAGAAGGGCTGGGGCCCTTCCTGTtagcaggaggcaggagggctgTGCTGGCCATGCTGCCTGAGCCCTAGGGCAGCAGGTGGCTGTCCTGGCCCCAGGCCTGCCTGGCCTGGCAGGGGGGCAGGGGCTGTGCTGGGGCGGGCAGGCGGGGGTAGGGCGGCTTACCATAGGGGTTCATGTGGTCACCTGGCATTTGGGGCGGCGTGAGGCCCTGCTGGAAGGGGTCGCTGCTGCCGTAGGGGCTCTGTTCCATGGCGACGATCTGCTGCTGCGGTGGGGCCAGCGGCGTGTAGGAGGCCATCATGCCCTCCATGCGGCTGGACAGGACCTCTGGGGGCACAATGAGCCTTCACCCACTGGCCTAGCCCACGCCTTCCCAGCTACACCCCAGCAGCCTCCCCTTCCGACCTCCTTGGGCCCCCCCGGCACCCCACTCTGGCTGAAGCTGTCCAGACACTGActccccagccccttccccaggTGCACACTCCAGCTCCTCCTCCAGACTCAGCTTACCAAAAGCCAGagtcctcccctccccatcttcTTTCCTCCCACTACCCCGCCCCTCCAGGGGATCCAGGGAGGAGGCAGACCCCACACAGGCAATAGTGATTCTGCCCTGCATCTGGCAGCGCCAAGGTCCCAGACCCAGGCCAAAAAGTCCCcgggaagacttcctggaagaaAGAGCCCCCACCCCGATGTGACTTAAAGAACTAGCAGGGGCTCGCCAGGCCAGAGCAGGGGAGGCAAGCCAGGCTGCGGGGCGGTAAGTGAGGGTGCAGCACGCAGGGCCAAGAGCCAGGGAGAGAGGTCGGTGTGGGGGAGACCAGCTGAGAGGGACCACAGGTCATGGGGAGCCCTGGGGCGCCGAGCTGGGTGGGGGTCCCCGAGGCCGCTGGGAGCCGCGGGAGGGTTTGGTAGACAAGGGTGAGAAAGGCTGGAGGAGGAGACCAAGGCTGGGGCCAGTGGGTGAGGAAGCCAGAGGAAGGGTGGGATCTCTGTCAAGGTGGCTGTGGGAGAGACAGCTCCTAGGAGGGTGCGAGAGACATGAGAAGACTTCACTCCCCAACTTGGCACCTCAGTGGATCAGCAGCGTGGGATGGGGAAGGTCAGAGGTGACTCCTGGTTCCTGGCTCGGACAGGGCGGACGGTGGTGCCATTTGCAGAGAAGGGTGGGGAGGAGCAGGGCATGCCATGTGCATGTGGGCAGGATGGAGGATACAGCATGGGTTGGGATGAGCTGGGGGGACTGTGGGACCTTCTCAGGGAGGCTGTGTCCAGGAAGTAGCTGGGAACACTGAGGGGTGAGACATAGCCCAGGACCTGGCTGGGAGACCAGAGGCAGTGACTGCAGCCCCAGGAGGGGCAGAGGGGGAAGCGAGGAAGCAGAAGGCGCTAAGGCTGTGTCCTTAGAAGCcgagtccagcctgggacacTGGCCTGGCTCCCCGTACCCTGGTATCTGCCCATTGGTGCCCTGGCACCTGCCCAGAAGCCTCCCTCTCACTGGGGCGCAGGCAGCTCTGTCCCCCGCCCACTTCAGCAGTCCCAGGGAACTCCCTGCTCCTCCCTCATGGCCTTGAAGGCCCAGGAGACCAGCCCAGGCTCAAGATTCTGATGTGGAAACATGATTTTTGGTAAAGCCCAGTGATGAGGGGGCCTGACTCATGCCCCTGAAACTAGTCCCTCCCGACTCAGCAGGACCTTCACGCCCTGACAAGCTTTGTCTGCAGAATTCCAGCAGTGCGGTAGTGTCATCCTGTTAAAGGTACAGGCTTTGAGCTCCAGGCTTGGGGCTGAGGTCCAGCTTTGCGCCTTACTGGCTGAGGGATCCCAGGCagtccctcagtttcctcatctgtgaaatgggacgtGGCAATACCCTTCCTTGCAGTGATTTATGAGGACAGGGTGAGACGGGGTGTGCTGAAGGCTGAGACCCGTGTCTGCATGCAGTGAGTGTGAGTAGACTGTTGCTGTTTTGATTGCAGAAATTCTGCCAACCCTCCAGGCTGCCACTCTGCCATCTCTCCTCCCTGGGTCCCCTAGTCCCCATGGCTTCTCTATTTCTCAGTGGTTTTAAAGCAGAAGTTCCCTGGGATCTGATGGCCTTGGTGGAAGGCTTTTCAGAAGTTTTGTTAAAAGAAACATCCCAGGCCCCTTTGTCCCTAGCCCTGGGACAGGCGCAGCCGTGGTCCCAGCCCTGGCCCAGGctcacccagccccagcccctgccccagctcaccctggcccagccccggccccggccccggccccggctcACCCTGGCCCAGCCGCTGGGAGttctgctgctcctgctgctgctggtgcCGCCGCGCCAGCTTCTTCATCTGCAGGGAGAGCGCAGTTCAGGCTGGTGCTGCCCCTCGCCCCCAGGCACAGCCAGCCCCACGCCCCCTGGACCATAGTCTTCTGGCTGCCCCCTCTAGTCCCACCCTACCCGGggccagtgggggtggggggtgaccTCTTACCTTTGCTCTTTGGTTCTGAAACCAGACCTGGACCACGCGCACACTGAGGCCCGTCTCCGCTGCCAGTGTCTCTCGGACCTGGCCCAGAGAGAGGGGAACAGGTCAGGCCCTCCAGAGGCAGCAACTGGGAGACGGTGGGTTTAGGGGTATGATGGGATGTGCAGAGACGGAGGATGGAGGGGTGTCCCTACCCCCAGCAGGAGCAGGGGGTGGTCTCCAGAAAGGCAGTGGGTGTGCGGGCATCAGCCTCAGCCCCGCCCCCCGGCCGCCCCTCACCTTTCGGCAAGGCTTGGACGAGACCTCAAAGGAGGCCTTGAAGGCTCTTCGCTGCTGCGTGGTGAGGATGGTCCGGGGTCGCTTGGGCCTCCGCGGGTCCTTCCCGTCATCCCCGCTGCCTTTGCTCTGGCTGCCCTGCCCCTTGGCCGGCTTCATGTCCCCATCTTCATCCTCGCTCTTCACTGTGGGGGACACAACCCGGCCTGTGAGGAAGGGGCGGGGCAGCCCAGGCCTCAGCCTTGTCCCCTTAGGCAACCTGCTGCCCGACAGGAGCCTGTCCCCTCTGTTGACACCTGCCGTGGCTCCCCAGTGCCCCAGGATAaggtctccttccctcccttggcCCACAGGCCCTGCCTTATCTGGGCCCTCGTCTCCTGCCTGCTGTACCCTGAGAGTCCCTTCCCCAGCACACATGCCTCACCTCCTCATCCTGGGCCGCAGGCACACCTGCACAGGAACTCACACAGGTGCGCCTCGGACAACCACAGCACAGGTGTGCACACACGTACATGTGGCTGCACACACATTCAGGAAGGCAGGCCCACTCGGGAACaggcacacaggtgcacacacggTTGTGCACATGGCTGTGTGGACATACACGAAAGTGTGCAAGCAAAGACACACGCCGCAGATATTCACACAAGAGTGCTTCTGACCACAGTGTATGCACGCACACACTCGTAAGATGCACACTCACCTGCTGCCACATACACATGGGCCCACAAAGTCCCTCGCGCATGCAACTCACAGGCGTATTCACACACATGGGCCCATGCTCACGGGCAGGAACATACAGGCATGCATGCATctagacagacacacacagcgtGCGGAAGCATGTGCATTCACCCAGTGCTACAGCCACACCCACCATGCACACACGGCACTTCCCCGCCCCAGGTTTGGGTCTCAGAAATGCCAGCAGCCCCAGATGGATGACCAAGACTCCCCAGCCACCACTGGGCCTCCCGCTGCCCCCCGGGCTGGTCTCCTTTCTTCAGTGCTGTTATTGGAATGTGAGGCGGGTGGTCTCCTCCCACTGAGGCCCCCTCTGCTGGGGCTGGGCAGCCTCTGCTCTTCCTCAGGAGTCCAGGCAGCCGGCAGCCATGGAGCTGGCTGCAGCGGTGCCCTGCCCAGGGATGGGTAGGGACAGATGGTGGCGGGCTCACTGACTCCACGCAGGCCCCGGCCATGGAAAACCCTTCCCATGTGGCAGATCCTGTTGCCGGAGGGCTTCAGGTTACCCATGGGGCCTGGCAGACCGGGACACCTCCTCTCCATGCCTCCTGCTCCAGTCCTTCCCCACTGTTCCCAGGAAGAACAAGGACCAAagccacctcctgggttttccCTCCTTAAGACTCACTCCTGGCTGGGCTTGCCCTGTCCGCCAGAAGGGCTTCAAACTGGCCTCATCCTTTTGGGGGCTAGAGCAGAGTAGCGAGCGTCCTTCACCGTGGGAAATGGGGTCTTTCCCTCCAGCATAGAGGGCCCAGCCCCCCCCCCCTCAGCTGGGAAACAGAGGCTGGCTCGAGGCTGTTTGCTTCTCACTGCTGAAGGTTCCAGGGGGCTGAGAAGGGGAGGGCACATCAGATCCCTGCCTCTCAGGCATCCCCAGCCTGTGGACCAGGTGCTGGTGAAGACCCCTGTGGAACTGGGCTGCAGGTTGGCGGGGGGCCATCAAGGCAGAGAGGGTAAGGGGGGTGCGCCAGAGAacaagaggtgtgtgtgtgtgcacacaagcACAATCCGCAGTACATGTGAGCATGTGGACAAACATATATGTGCAGCCATGTGGATCGGTGTTTAGTGCACAAGTGTGCtgtgttatgtgtgtgtatgcttaAGTGTGTACACTTGTGTGTACCTGGGTGTGGC
The nucleotide sequence above comes from Symphalangus syndactylus isolate Jambi chromosome 3, NHGRI_mSymSyn1-v2.1_pri, whole genome shotgun sequence. Encoded proteins:
- the LMX1B gene encoding LIM homeobox transcription factor 1-beta isoform X3; the protein is MDIATGPESLERCFPRGQTDCAKMLDGIKMEEHALRPGPATLGVLLGSDCPHPAVCEGCQRPISDRFLMRVNESSWHEECLQCAACQQALTTSCYFRDRKLYCKQDYQQLFAAKCSGCMEKIAPTEFVMRALECVYHLGCFCCCVCERQLRKGDEFVLKEGQLLCKGDYEKEKDLLSSVSPDESDSVKSEDEDGDMKPAKGQGSQSKGSGDDGKDPRRPKRPRTILTTQQRRAFKASFEVSSKPCRKVRETLAAETGLSVRVVQVWFQNQRAKMKKLARRHQQQQEQQNSQRLGQEVLSSRMEGMMASYTPLAPPQQQIVAMEQSPYGSSDPFQQGLTPPQMPGNDSIFHDIDSDTSLTSLSDCFLGSSDVGSLQARVGNPIDRLYSMQSSYFAS
- the LMX1B gene encoding LIM homeobox transcription factor 1-beta isoform X2, giving the protein MDIATGPESLERCFPRGQTDCAKMLDGIKMEEHALRPGPATLGVLLGSDCPHPAVCEGCQRPISDRFLMRVNESSWHEECLQCAACQQALTTSCYFRDRKLYCKQDYQQLFAAKCSGCMEKIAPTEFVMRALECVYHLGCFCCCVCERQLRKGDEFVLKEGQLLCKGDYEKEKDLLSSVSPDESDSVKSEDEDGDMKPAKGQGSQSKGSGDDGKDPRRPKRPRTILTTQQRRAFKASFEVSSKPCRKVRETLAAETGLSVRVVQVWFQNQRAKMKKLARRHQQQQEQQNSQRLGQEVLSSRMEGMMASYTPLAPPQQQIVAMEQSPYGSSDPFQQGLTPPQMPGDHMNPYGNDSIFHDIDSDTSLTSLSDCFLGSSDVGSLQARVGNPIDRLYSMQSSYFAS
- the LMX1B gene encoding LIM homeobox transcription factor 1-beta isoform X1 — translated: MDIATGPESLERCFPRGQTDCAKMLDGIKMEEHALRPGPATLGVLLGSDCPHPAVCEGCQRPISDRFLMRVNESSWHEECLQCAACQQALTTSCYFRDRKLYCKQDYQQLFAAKCSGCMEKIAPTEFVMRALECVYHLGCFCCCVCERQLRKGDEFVLKEGQLLCKGDYEKEKDLLSSVSPDESDSVKSEDEDGDMKPAKGQGSQSKGSGDDGKDPRRPKRPRTILTTQQRRAFKASFEVSSKPCRKVRETLAAETGLSVRVVQVWFQNQRAKMKKLARRHQQQQEQQNSQRLGQGEPGPGPGPGLGQEVLSSRMEGMMASYTPLAPPQQQIVAMEQSPYGSSDPFQQGLTPPQMPGNDSIFHDIDSDTSLTSLSDCFLGSSDVGSLQARVGNPIDRLYSMQSSYFAS